The Halogeometricum rufum genome has a segment encoding these proteins:
- a CDS encoding potassium channel family protein, translated as MEPLPVELLYGLYLGVLTGFVPALIAWALGFTFRYFTGVSIPGLAVVGLGVAIAGLNGGLLALADPAVTVSDDQVRLTVALLVVLMVTLYAHSMGDKMGANLPRKLSLRELTARTLSSDVVELVGGRGQVRVSVVGEVGDVEGYPPLPATLRDEIRASEWTFPADVPLLELETRVEERLRTAFDLAEASVTLDEHARATIAAAPAMSGLSKRLEPGTRAVSTTALVPTGTARGDEVTVLADGERVSATVLGVADDAGGKKAERGGDDAAVTDGGERTAGSRGSSGLRSDGGVDVSPPVETVTVPTAAGGEARVTLSVRRQDATTVLSAADVALLVRSRGVRREFELVTLLRRAGKRFRRVTVRDGGVLDGVTLGEANVREVYGVVVLAVRRDGRWTIAPRGGQAVAVGDELVVAGAYPDLAAFTEVVS; from the coding sequence ATGGAACCACTCCCCGTCGAACTGCTCTACGGGCTCTACCTCGGCGTGCTGACCGGGTTCGTCCCGGCCCTCATCGCGTGGGCGCTCGGCTTCACGTTTCGGTACTTCACGGGCGTCTCGATTCCGGGGCTGGCGGTCGTCGGTCTGGGCGTCGCCATCGCGGGGCTGAACGGCGGTCTGCTCGCCCTCGCGGACCCGGCGGTCACCGTCTCGGACGACCAGGTGCGCCTCACCGTGGCGCTGCTCGTCGTGTTGATGGTGACGCTGTACGCACACAGCATGGGCGACAAGATGGGCGCGAACCTCCCGCGGAAACTCTCGCTGCGCGAACTCACCGCGCGGACGCTCTCCTCGGACGTGGTGGAACTCGTCGGCGGCCGCGGGCAGGTCCGCGTGAGCGTCGTCGGCGAAGTCGGCGACGTCGAAGGCTACCCGCCCCTGCCGGCGACGCTCCGCGACGAGATTCGGGCCAGCGAGTGGACGTTCCCGGCCGACGTACCGCTCCTGGAACTGGAGACGCGCGTCGAGGAGCGCCTGCGGACGGCGTTCGACCTCGCGGAGGCGTCGGTGACGCTGGACGAACACGCGCGGGCGACCATCGCGGCCGCCCCGGCGATGAGCGGCCTGTCGAAGCGGCTCGAACCGGGGACGCGCGCCGTCTCCACCACCGCGCTCGTGCCGACGGGGACCGCCCGCGGCGACGAGGTGACGGTGCTCGCGGACGGTGAGCGGGTCTCCGCCACGGTGCTGGGCGTCGCAGACGACGCCGGCGGGAAGAAGGCGGAGCGAGGCGGCGACGACGCGGCCGTGACGGACGGCGGCGAGCGAACCGCGGGTTCGCGAGGTTCGTCGGGGCTCCGGTCCGACGGCGGCGTCGACGTGTCCCCGCCCGTCGAGACGGTCACCGTCCCCACGGCGGCGGGCGGCGAGGCGCGCGTCACGCTCTCGGTCCGTCGGCAGGACGCGACGACGGTGCTGTCCGCGGCCGACGTGGCCCTCCTCGTTCGCTCCCGCGGCGTGCGTCGCGAGTTCGAACTGGTGACGCTCCTCCGCCGCGCGGGCAAGCGGTTCCGACGCGTCACCGTCCGCGACGGGGGCGTCCTCGACGGCGTCACCCTCGGTGAGGCGAACGTCCGCGAGGTGTACGGCGTCGTCGTCCTCGCGGTGCGACGGGACGGTCGGTGGACCATCGCGCCACGCGGCGGTCAGGCCGTCGCCGTCGGCGACGAACTGGTGGTCGCCGGGGCCTACCCCGACCTGGCGGCGTTCACCGAGGTGGTGTCGTGA
- a CDS encoding universal stress protein, whose protein sequence is MSRLRRVAASLLARISPLLARVRRVERRELSEFRRWLENTSNLLHLSILLFVPLIIGFVTFLTGRIGTLSYLLFPPLASGTYTLFSDPEGRYADPVRFVGSLTIGAVCGLVSLWFIVATYGEPQTATPHPVSAALAVFLTGVVTWAIDVEAPSAFSTALLALVSNPATAVSQTESAVAYVVNIFLASAIVAGAFVVWRERFYERRAQYLYETVHGDDHVLVPMRGDDAPRTALFGARLAAAHDAGKVVLLGIVAEAPDTAIDPDEADIATTEGDDDADAELSAEADETVSELESCAADIRTSVGVPCEVVVAAGDPVPTTVQAAQNANCDLVVTPYEEDRGLLSEYVRGIFQSPLDAVAFRSVGDTKRWKRILVLVSRPGDTAHAMIDFATRLAGRNGVVSVTTCINSEVERRTAETRLANFAETADGPIETRVSRSDVQSFISANAGSYDLLVLGSSQERSAASRFVSPPTFERLRSVECDVAIFDRGTP, encoded by the coding sequence GTGTCTCGACTCCGACGGGTCGCCGCCTCGCTGCTGGCGCGAATCTCGCCGCTCCTCGCCCGGGTTCGCCGGGTCGAACGGCGTGAGCTGTCGGAGTTCCGTCGCTGGCTGGAGAACACGAGTAACCTGCTGCATCTCTCTATCCTGCTGTTCGTCCCGCTTATCATCGGGTTCGTGACGTTCCTCACGGGACGCATCGGCACGCTCTCGTACCTCCTGTTCCCGCCGCTTGCGTCGGGGACGTACACGCTGTTCTCCGACCCCGAGGGGCGGTACGCCGACCCCGTTCGCTTCGTCGGGAGCCTGACCATCGGGGCCGTCTGCGGCCTCGTGTCGCTGTGGTTCATCGTGGCGACGTACGGCGAACCGCAGACGGCGACGCCGCACCCCGTGAGCGCCGCGCTGGCGGTGTTCCTCACCGGCGTCGTCACGTGGGCCATCGACGTCGAGGCGCCGTCGGCGTTCTCGACGGCGCTCCTCGCCCTCGTCTCCAACCCCGCGACGGCGGTGTCCCAGACGGAGAGCGCCGTCGCGTACGTCGTCAACATCTTCCTCGCGTCGGCCATCGTCGCCGGCGCGTTCGTCGTCTGGCGCGAACGGTTCTACGAACGCCGCGCGCAGTACCTGTACGAGACGGTCCACGGCGACGACCACGTCCTCGTCCCCATGCGCGGCGACGACGCCCCGCGCACGGCCCTGTTCGGCGCGCGCCTCGCCGCGGCCCACGACGCCGGGAAAGTAGTCTTGCTCGGCATCGTCGCGGAGGCGCCCGATACGGCGATCGACCCCGACGAGGCCGACATCGCCACGACCGAGGGCGACGACGACGCCGACGCCGAACTCTCCGCGGAGGCGGACGAGACGGTGTCGGAACTCGAGTCGTGCGCCGCCGACATCCGGACGAGCGTCGGCGTCCCCTGCGAAGTCGTCGTCGCCGCGGGCGACCCCGTCCCGACGACGGTGCAGGCCGCGCAGAACGCCAACTGCGACCTCGTGGTGACGCCGTACGAGGAGGACCGCGGCCTCCTCTCGGAGTACGTCCGCGGCATCTTCCAGAGTCCGCTGGACGCCGTCGCGTTCCGCTCGGTCGGCGACACCAAACGCTGGAAGCGCATCCTCGTGCTGGTGTCGCGCCCGGGCGACACCGCCCACGCGATGATAGACTTCGCGACCCGCCTCGCCGGCCGGAACGGCGTCGTCAGCGTCACCACCTGCATCAACAGCGAGGTGGAACGCCGGACGGCCGAGACGCGACTTGCCAACTTCGCGGAGACGGCGGACGGCCCCATCGAGACGCGCGTCTCGCGGTCCGACGTGCAGTCGTTCATCTCCGCGAACGCGGGGTCGTACGACCTGCTCGTCCTCGGGTCGAGTCAGGAGCGCTCGGCGGCCTCGCGGTTCGTCTCCCCGCCGACGTTCGAGCGACTTCGGAGCGTCGAGTGCGACGTCGCCATCTTCGACCGCGGGACGCCCTGA
- a CDS encoding DUF63 family protein has protein sequence MAILPEGFALPPLPYLVGLLVAVAAVVAAAARRRPAVTPRRVLAFVPWMVLGSAVHVLYAVDALPAVLRPLGGTPAVYLSVGVLGVGTFLACAAWAADAVAPVLAGVGTLLAAAAVAAAFLVGASDGTLAPFVPALGLVAAAAVAAGAWVLLARVYPEARITAPVGVLAVFGHSLDAVSTAVGIDVLGFAERTPLSRAIIEFAATLPTEPFLGTVWLFVLVKLLVVSGVVALFADYVREDPTEANVLLGFVAAVGLGPGAHNLILFSVLGGA, from the coding sequence ATGGCGATACTCCCCGAAGGGTTCGCGCTGCCACCGCTGCCGTACCTCGTCGGCCTCCTCGTCGCCGTCGCCGCCGTCGTCGCCGCGGCGGCCCGCCGCCGCCCCGCCGTCACGCCGCGGCGCGTCCTCGCGTTCGTCCCGTGGATGGTGCTCGGCTCGGCCGTCCACGTTCTCTACGCCGTCGACGCCCTCCCCGCCGTCCTCCGCCCCCTCGGCGGCACGCCCGCCGTCTACCTCTCCGTCGGCGTCCTCGGCGTCGGCACGTTCCTCGCGTGCGCGGCGTGGGCCGCGGACGCCGTCGCGCCCGTCCTCGCCGGCGTCGGCACCCTCCTCGCCGCCGCCGCCGTCGCCGCCGCGTTCCTCGTCGGCGCGTCCGACGGGACGCTCGCGCCGTTCGTCCCCGCTCTCGGACTCGTCGCCGCCGCCGCCGTCGCCGCCGGCGCGTGGGTCCTCCTCGCCCGCGTCTACCCGGAGGCGCGAATCACCGCGCCGGTGGGCGTCCTCGCCGTCTTCGGTCACTCGCTCGACGCCGTCTCGACCGCCGTCGGCATCGACGTCCTCGGGTTCGCCGAACGGACCCCGCTCTCGCGGGCCATCATCGAGTTCGCGGCGACGCTCCCGACGGAACCGTTCCTCGGGACGGTGTGGCTGTTCGTCCTCGTCAAACTCCTCGTCGTCTCGGGCGTCGTCGCCCTGTTCGCCGACTACGTGCGCGAGGACCCGACGGAGGCGAACGTCCTCCTCGGCTTCGTCGCCGCCGTCGGCCTCGGCCCGGGCGCGCACAACCTCATCCTGTTCAGCGTCCTCGGCGGCGCGTGA
- a CDS encoding cupin domain-containing protein, whose translation MTDDDRRVQPVTLAEAFESFDETWSPRLAAELNGQAVKLAKMDGEFVWHSHPDADELFLVVAGSMTLELRAGDDVELAAGEMAVVPRGVEHRPVAPEGADVLLFEPSGTANTGDAAGDERAADVVDL comes from the coding sequence ATGACAGACGACGACCGACGGGTCCAACCCGTCACCCTCGCCGAGGCGTTCGAATCGTTCGACGAGACGTGGTCCCCGCGACTGGCGGCGGAGTTGAACGGACAGGCGGTGAAGCTGGCGAAGATGGACGGCGAGTTCGTCTGGCACAGTCACCCCGACGCGGACGAACTGTTCCTCGTCGTCGCGGGGTCGATGACGCTCGAACTCCGCGCGGGCGACGACGTGGAACTGGCGGCCGGCGAGATGGCCGTCGTCCCGCGCGGCGTCGAACACCGCCCCGTCGCTCCGGAGGGGGCGGACGTGCTCCTGTTCGAACCGTCGGGGACGGCGAACACCGGCGACGCCGCGGGCGACGAGAGAGCCGCAGACGTGGTAGACCTGTGA
- a CDS encoding carbohydrate kinase family protein has product MPRVVCAGHVNWDVTLRVDSLPEPDGESTVDSRTAAGGGSASNVAVGLSDLGLDTSLLGSVGDDERGRAARAELTEKGVDCQHVVTSPDLETTTKYIVVQPEGEVMVFGCPGANEAFAATDLPESVLRDADHLHLTSQPPETATRLADRASAAGVPVSFDPGRRIDDRGYEEVVTEVDYLFLNDREAALALDAFDLTDRTLVLKHGPDGAEVRLPGGRVAHPGYPIDAVDTTGAGDAFAAGFLAARVAGDDFERSLAVANACGAFVSRVPGAREELSWTEIEAFLGE; this is encoded by the coding sequence ATGCCACGCGTCGTCTGCGCCGGCCACGTGAACTGGGACGTGACGCTCCGGGTCGACTCGCTCCCCGAACCCGACGGGGAGTCGACCGTCGACTCCCGGACCGCCGCGGGCGGCGGGAGCGCCTCCAACGTCGCCGTCGGCCTCTCCGACCTCGGCCTCGACACCTCGCTGCTCGGGAGCGTCGGCGACGACGAACGCGGCCGGGCCGCCCGCGCGGAGTTGACCGAGAAGGGCGTCGACTGCCAGCACGTCGTGACGTCGCCGGACCTCGAGACGACGACGAAGTACATCGTCGTCCAGCCGGAGGGCGAGGTGATGGTGTTCGGCTGTCCGGGCGCGAACGAGGCGTTCGCGGCGACGGACCTGCCCGAGTCCGTGCTCCGAGACGCCGACCACCTCCACCTCACGAGCCAACCGCCCGAGACGGCCACGCGACTGGCCGACCGGGCGTCGGCCGCCGGCGTTCCCGTCAGCTTCGACCCCGGCAGACGCATCGACGACCGGGGGTACGAGGAGGTAGTGACCGAGGTGGACTACCTGTTCTTGAACGACCGCGAGGCCGCCCTCGCCCTCGACGCGTTCGACCTGACCGACCGAACGCTCGTCCTCAAGCACGGCCCGGACGGCGCGGAGGTTCGCCTCCCCGGCGGCCGCGTCGCCCACCCGGGCTACCCCATCGACGCCGTGGACACGACGGGGGCGGGCGACGCCTTCGCCGCGGGGTTCCTCGCCGCCCGCGTCGCCGGCGACGACTTCGAGCGGTCGCTGGCCGTCGCCAACGCCTGTGGGGCGTTCGTCTCGCGCGTCCCCGGCGCGCGCGAGGAACTCTCGTGGACGGAGATCGAGGCGTTCCTCGGCGAGTGA
- a CDS encoding NAD-binding protein: protein MVLERDWVGARASMVLAFLVGVVSVVTGIANITVTIDAPDFVLFGVTLPGYVQQVAAFTGTLTGFVLLVTAFGLRKRLRAGWYATMLLFPVTAAQGALQSNEQSLPLIGLSAVAFVVVGLNFRAFDRELELTTTQLAALAALAGAQAYGTVGAFALREHFDGVRNLLDAFYFSLVTGSTVGYGDITPNSAVGELFALSVLLVTVSSFAVVLGVVFTPLIEAQLSKALGRMTEEQLDLLENHVLVLGYGDLTEPILEELSPKSDVLILTDNEERTRRLTERGYTVLTADPSDEESQRRARVASARAVVVATNNDAEDALAILTARQLNPEVTIVAAATQRENVNKLKRAGADTVISPAALGAHFLAESALGGEGVEELERRLLAEEPSKDGGAQDVLEDEDDENGGDGD from the coding sequence ATGGTGCTCGAACGGGACTGGGTGGGCGCGCGCGCGTCGATGGTGCTGGCGTTCCTCGTTGGCGTCGTCTCCGTCGTCACGGGCATCGCCAACATCACCGTCACCATCGACGCGCCCGACTTCGTCCTGTTCGGCGTCACCCTCCCGGGCTACGTCCAGCAGGTGGCGGCGTTCACCGGCACGCTCACGGGGTTCGTCCTCCTCGTCACCGCGTTCGGCCTCCGTAAGCGCCTGCGCGCGGGGTGGTACGCGACGATGCTTCTGTTCCCCGTCACCGCCGCTCAGGGGGCGTTGCAGTCGAACGAGCAGTCGCTCCCGCTCATCGGGCTCTCGGCCGTCGCGTTCGTCGTCGTCGGGCTCAACTTCCGCGCCTTCGACCGCGAACTGGAGCTGACGACGACGCAGTTGGCCGCGCTGGCCGCTCTCGCGGGCGCGCAGGCGTACGGCACCGTCGGCGCGTTCGCCCTGCGGGAACACTTCGACGGCGTCCGGAACCTGCTGGACGCGTTCTACTTCTCGCTCGTCACCGGGAGCACCGTCGGCTACGGCGACATCACGCCCAACTCGGCCGTCGGCGAACTGTTCGCCCTCTCGGTGCTGCTCGTCACCGTGTCGTCGTTCGCCGTCGTCCTCGGTGTCGTCTTCACCCCGCTCATCGAAGCGCAACTCTCCAAGGCACTCGGACGCATGACCGAAGAACAACTCGACCTTCTGGAAAACCACGTCCTCGTGCTCGGCTACGGGGACCTGACGGAACCGATACTCGAAGAACTCAGCCCGAAGTCGGACGTCCTCATCCTCACCGACAACGAGGAGCGGACGCGCCGCCTCACCGAACGGGGGTACACCGTCCTCACCGCCGACCCGAGCGACGAGGAGTCCCAACGGCGCGCCCGCGTGGCGTCGGCCAGGGCCGTCGTCGTGGCGACGAACAACGACGCCGAGGACGCCCTCGCCATCCTGACCGCGCGTCAACTCAACCCCGAGGTGACCATCGTCGCCGCGGCGACCCAGCGCGAGAACGTGAACAAACTCAAGCGCGCCGGCGCGGACACCGTCATCAGCCCCGCGGCTCTCGGCGCGCACTTCCTCGCGGAGTCCGCCCTCGGCGGCGAGGGCGTCGAGGAACTCGAACGGCGACTGCTTGCCGAGGAACCGTCGAAGGACGGCGGCGCGCAGGACGTGTTGGAGGACGAGGACGACGAGAACGGCGGCGACGGCGACTGA
- a CDS encoding nucleoside phosphorylase gives MAKQPHLLVEEGDVEDIALVPGDPGRVERIAAQCENVEEVAENREYKVVNATYEGVPLTICSTGIGCPSAAIAVEELARVGVETFVRVGTIGALQEHVEIGDMIVATGAAKEEGTSKRYESAVIPAVPDYDVLSALVDSAEANDEDVHVGPIVSDDAFYNESEEYVEAWNEAGLLAVEMEAATLFSLARRRGLRAGAICTVDGNLVKGTQKGADSDEELPEKAKNNVERAIKLTLDAVTTLA, from the coding sequence ATGGCCAAGCAACCCCACCTGCTCGTCGAGGAGGGCGACGTGGAAGACATCGCACTCGTCCCCGGCGACCCCGGGCGCGTCGAGCGAATCGCCGCGCAGTGCGAGAACGTCGAGGAAGTCGCGGAGAACCGCGAGTACAAGGTCGTCAACGCCACCTACGAGGGCGTCCCGCTCACCATCTGTTCGACCGGCATCGGCTGTCCCTCGGCCGCCATCGCCGTCGAGGAACTCGCGCGCGTCGGCGTCGAGACGTTCGTCCGGGTCGGCACCATCGGCGCACTGCAGGAACACGTCGAAATCGGCGACATGATCGTGGCGACGGGTGCCGCGAAGGAGGAGGGGACCTCCAAGCGCTACGAGTCGGCGGTCATCCCGGCCGTCCCCGACTACGACGTGCTGTCCGCCCTCGTCGACTCGGCGGAAGCGAACGACGAGGACGTCCACGTCGGCCCCATCGTCTCCGACGACGCGTTCTACAACGAGTCCGAGGAGTACGTCGAGGCGTGGAACGAGGCGGGCCTCCTCGCCGTCGAGATGGAGGCGGCGACGCTGTTCTCCCTCGCGCGGCGGCGCGGACTCCGAGCGGGCGCCATCTGCACGGTGGACGGCAACCTCGTGAAGGGGACGCAGAAGGGCGCCGACTCCGACGAGGAACTGCCGGAGAAGGCGAAGAACAACGTCGAACGGGCCATCAAGCTGACGTTGGACGCGGTCACGACACTCGCGTAA